The Phormidium yuhuli AB48 DNA window TTTTGGGGAAAACGATGCCCGTCTTTACACTCAGGGACAGTACAATCTCGCCGAGGATATTGAGAGCAGTACCGTTAAAGATCCAGATATCCGGCTTTTATCTCAGTTTCAGGTCCGGGCTAACTTAGTGATGCCCATTCTCTGTCAAGATACCTTATGGGGACTGTTGTGCCTTCATCAATGTGACGGCCCTCGCTCTTGGCAACAGTCGGATATTGACTTGGCCCAGCAATTCTCACTCCAGTTGGCGATCGCCATTCAGCAATCCCACCTATTTGAGCAGTTGCAACAGGAACTCAGCGAACGTCAACAGGCCCAACACCAGCTTACTCAACGCAATGAGGAACTCATCCGCGCCACGCGCCTCAAGGATGAGTTTCTGGCCAATATGAGCCATGAACTACGCACCCCTCTCAACGCCATTCTAGGAATGACGGAAGCATTACAAGAGGATATCTTTGGCCCCGTGACTCCCCCACAACACAAGGCGTTACAAACCGTCTATGGGAGTGGTTCTCATCTGTTAGCCTTAATTAATGACATTTTGGATGTGGCTAAGATTGAGTCGGGCCAGGTGGAGTTAGACTATTTCCCCACGGCGATCGCTCCCCTATGTCAATCGAGTGTCACCTTTGTTAAACGGCAAGCTCTTAAGAAAGAGATTCAATTGACCGTCGATATCCCCAGCAATCTGCCGGATATTGTCCTCGATGAACGACGGATTCGTCAAGTCTTGATTAATTTGCTCAACAATGCGGTTAAATTTACACCGGAAGGGGGACACATTACCCTAGACGTCAAATTGACGACTCCCGTTTCCGAAGCTGAAGACCCTCCCTATCTCCGCTTCTCCGTTATCGATACGGGAATTGGGATTACGCCAACAAATATCAAAAAACTGTTTCAGCCTTTTATACAAATTGATGGCGCCCTCAATCGCCAATATGAAGGGACAGGCTTAGGATTGGCGTTAACTAAACGCATTGTTGAGTTACATGGGGGACAGGTGGGAGTCACCAGTGAGGTAGGAGTTGGCAGTTGTTTTACGATAGATTTACCCTATCAAGTGAGTGTCGAACTTGACGATACCTCCACCTCTAATCCCAGTGAAACCTCTAACTCAATTGAGCAGATATCCACGGAGTCGCCGTTGATTTTGTTGGTGGAAGATCAAGAGGCGACTATCATCGCCATATCTAGTTATTTGACCGCGAAAGGCTATCATTTGCAGTTGGCTAGAAATGGTTACGAGGCGATTGATCAGACGCTGGCTCTCTCTCCCGATCTCATTGTGATGGATATTCAAATGCCGGGAATGGATGGCTTAGCGGCCATACAACGCATTCGGGCCATACCTCAGTTTAGCGCTACCCCGATGATTGCTCTGACGGCCTTGGCCATGGAGGGCGATCGCGATCGCTGTTTGGACGCTGGTGCGAATGACTATTTAAGTAAGCCAGTTCGACTTCAAGAACTCGTTGCCATGATTCAACAATACTTAACTCGTTCCGAACCGTCCTCATGAAGCTCCGATAGTTAGGGAGGGATTGGGGTTGAAATTTTTGCAATTTTTTGCTAGTAGTGCCATCAATAAATAATGGTATCCTGGGCTACCTATTTCCCCAAATCTCATTGAATGATCTAAATAGCGACTCAGCCAACTCATCTGATGAGAAACAAAAATAAATCTAAACTTTTTCATCATTGCCCTAGAAATCCTATAAGTTTTTTGTTAGACGTAGAAGTGGACAGAGTGGCAGGTGAGACAAGTGAGCCGCTCTTACGTCCAGCACAGAACTCTTATCAGAGGAAGGAAAGACGTATGGTCATCGCCAAACCGACACAAACTCAATTGACCAACTCAAGCCAAGACGCCGCCGGGAGTCACGATCTAACTCCAGCCTGGGATGGATTTAAGTCAGGAACCTGGACAAAAGAAGTCAATGTCCGGGATTTCATCCAGAAAAACTACCGCCTCTATGAAGGGGACGCTGAGTTTCTTAGTGGTGCCAGCCAACGCACAAAGACTCTCTGGAAGTCCGTTCAAGACCTCATGGCCCAGGAACGGGAGAACGGCATTTTAGACGCGGAAACCAAGATTCCCTCAGGAATTACCGCCTATGGGCCCGGCTATATCGACCAAAGTTTAGAACAAATTGTCGGCCTGCAAACGGACAAACCCCTAAAACGGGCGATTATGCCCTATGGCGGTATCCGGGTGGTGAAGAAATCCCTAGAAGCCTATGGCTACGAACTCGACCCCGAGACCGAAGAAACCTTCACCAAATACCGCAAAACCCACAACGACGGCGTCTTTGATGCCTATACCCCAGAAATCCGCCGCGCCCGTCATTCAGGACTGATTACCGGTTTACCCGATGCCTATGGTCGGGGTCGGATTATCGGCGACTATCGCCGGGTGGCCTTGTATGGAATCGATCGCCTGCTGTTGGACAAACAAGAACAGCAAGCCTCCCTAGAACTGGATGTGATGGACGAGGACACCATCCAGCGGCGGGAAGAACTCTCCGAAGAGATGCGATCGCTGCAAGAACTCAAAGACATGGCCGCCAGCTATGGCTGCGACATCAGCCGACCTGCCGCCACAGCCCAAGAAGCCGTCCAATGGACCTATTTCGGCTATCTCGCGGCGGTCAAAGAACAAAACGGCGCGGCCATGTCCCTCGGTCGGGTCTCCACCTTCCTGGACATCTATTTCGAGCGGGACCTGCAAAACGGTCGTCTCAATGAAGAACAGGCCCAGGAAATCATCGACCATTTTGTCATGAAACTGCGGATGGTGCGTTTCCTGCGCGGTCCCGCCTACAACCAACTGTTCTCAGGAGATCCCACCTGGGTCACCGAATGTCTGGGCGGTGTAGGTGAAGATGGTCGTCCTCTGGTGACCAAAAACAGTTTCCGCTTCCTCAACACCCTCTACACCCTCGGTCCCGCGCCGGAACCCAACTTAACCATTCTCTGGTCGAAACGGTTACCGGACAACTTCAAACGCTACTGCGCCCAAGTCTCCATTGACACCTGTTCGACCCAGTATGAGAACGATGACCTAATGCGCCTTGAGTATGGCGACGATTATGGCATTGCTTGCTGTGTCAGCGCGATGAAGATTGGCAAGCAAATGCAGTTCTTTGGCGCCCGGGCCAACTTAGCCAAGGCTCTCCTCTATGCCATTAATGGCGGTAAAGATGAGATGAGTGGCGAGCAAGTGGGTCCCGACTGGGTTCCGGTTCAGGGAGAGTATCTCGACTATGACGACGTGGCCGCCAAGTTCGATCGCTGTCTGGAGTGGTTGTCGCGCCTGTACGTCAACACCCTCAACATCATCCACTTCATGCACGACAAATACGCCTATGAACGGGTGGAATTTGCGTTGCATGACCGGGATGTGTATCGCACCATGGCCTGTGGGATGGCAGGGTTATCGGTCGTAGCGGATGCCCTCTGTGCCATTAAATATGCCCGCGTCAAAGCCATTCGCGATGAGTATGGCTTAGTAGTGGATTATGAGATTGAGGGAGATTATCCCAAGTTCGGCAACAATGACGACCAAGCCGACGAGATGGCCGCCGCCGTGGTGAAGCAGTTTATGAACAAGATTCGCCAACACAAAACCTATCGCGGTTCCGTTCCCACCCAGTCCATTCTCACCATTACCTCCAACGTGGTCTATGGTAAGAAAACCGGCAACACTCCCGATGGTCGTAAAGCTGGCGAACCCTTTGCCCCCGGTGCCAACCCCATGCACGGCCGGGATACCAAGGGTGCGATCGCGGCCTTAGCCTCCGTAGCGAAACTCCCCTATGAGCATTCTCAAGACGGGATTTCCTACACCTTCTCCATTGTGCCTCAGGCCCTGGGCAAACAGGAGGGCGATCGTATCAGCAACCTCGTGGGACTCTTAGATGGCTACTTCAACGACGAAGGGCACCACATCAACATCAACGTCCTGAACCGAGACACCCTTCTCGAAGCCATGGACCATCCCGAGAAATACCCACAACTCACGATTCGCGTCTCCGGTTACGCCGTCAACTTCATCAAACTAACCCGCGAACAACAGTTAGACGTGGTTAATCGCACCTTCCACAGTCGCATCTAGCCCCCCAAACTCCCCTCCAGGGAGGGGTGCCCGAAGGGCGGGGTGGGTCCTCCCCTCCAGGGAGGGGTGCCCGAAGGGCGGGGTGGGTCTTCCCCTCTTGCCCCTTCCCTCCTCCCTCCTTTTCGACCTGTCCTCTGTGCCTCTGTGGTGACCCTCTTGCCCTTCTCCCCCCCATGCCCATCACCCAATCCTCCATCTCAGGTCGCATCCACTCCTTTGAGAGTTGTGGAACCGTCGATGGTCCAGGAATCCGTTTTGTCGTCTTCACCCAAGGCTGTCCCCTACGCTGTCTGTACTGTCACAATCCCGACTGTCAAGACTCAAGCGGCGGTCGCGAAGTCACCGTGAGTGAAATTCTCGAAGAAGTCGTCAAATATCGCTCCTATATGGAGTTTTCCCAGGGTGGGGTAACCGTGACCGGGGGAGAACCCTTAATGCAGCCCGAATTTGTCCGAGAAATCTTCCGCCAATGTCAAACCTTGGGCATCCATACTGCCCTAGACACCTCCGGTTATATTCCCGTTGAGGTCGCCAAACCCGTCTTAGACAACACCGATTTAGTCCTATTAGACATTAAATCCTATCAACCCGAAACCTATCGCGCCGTCACCTGTGTCTCCGTTGAGCCGACCTTAAAATTTGCTCAGTATTTAGATAAAATAAATAAACCCACTTGGATTCGTTTTGTTTTAGTTCCCGAGTTAACCAATCAGGCAAAAAACATGGAAGGACTCGCTCAATTTTTGTCAACCTTTAGGAACGTAGAACGGTTGGAGATTTTGCCCTTTCATAAGATGGGGGAATATAAGTGGGAAGCGTTGGGCTATGA harbors:
- the pflB gene encoding formate C-acetyltransferase, giving the protein MVIAKPTQTQLTNSSQDAAGSHDLTPAWDGFKSGTWTKEVNVRDFIQKNYRLYEGDAEFLSGASQRTKTLWKSVQDLMAQERENGILDAETKIPSGITAYGPGYIDQSLEQIVGLQTDKPLKRAIMPYGGIRVVKKSLEAYGYELDPETEETFTKYRKTHNDGVFDAYTPEIRRARHSGLITGLPDAYGRGRIIGDYRRVALYGIDRLLLDKQEQQASLELDVMDEDTIQRREELSEEMRSLQELKDMAASYGCDISRPAATAQEAVQWTYFGYLAAVKEQNGAAMSLGRVSTFLDIYFERDLQNGRLNEEQAQEIIDHFVMKLRMVRFLRGPAYNQLFSGDPTWVTECLGGVGEDGRPLVTKNSFRFLNTLYTLGPAPEPNLTILWSKRLPDNFKRYCAQVSIDTCSTQYENDDLMRLEYGDDYGIACCVSAMKIGKQMQFFGARANLAKALLYAINGGKDEMSGEQVGPDWVPVQGEYLDYDDVAAKFDRCLEWLSRLYVNTLNIIHFMHDKYAYERVEFALHDRDVYRTMACGMAGLSVVADALCAIKYARVKAIRDEYGLVVDYEIEGDYPKFGNNDDQADEMAAAVVKQFMNKIRQHKTYRGSVPTQSILTITSNVVYGKKTGNTPDGRKAGEPFAPGANPMHGRDTKGAIAALASVAKLPYEHSQDGISYTFSIVPQALGKQEGDRISNLVGLLDGYFNDEGHHININVLNRDTLLEAMDHPEKYPQLTIRVSGYAVNFIKLTREQQLDVVNRTFHSRI
- the pflA gene encoding pyruvate formate-lyase-activating protein produces the protein MPITQSSISGRIHSFESCGTVDGPGIRFVVFTQGCPLRCLYCHNPDCQDSSGGREVTVSEILEEVVKYRSYMEFSQGGVTVTGGEPLMQPEFVREIFRQCQTLGIHTALDTSGYIPVEVAKPVLDNTDLVLLDIKSYQPETYRAVTCVSVEPTLKFAQYLDKINKPTWIRFVLVPELTNQAKNMEGLAQFLSTFRNVERLEILPFHKMGEYKWEALGYDYQLKDTPEPTAEQINQAIDIFSQYQLPVVA